The following proteins come from a genomic window of Trichocoleus desertorum ATA4-8-CV12:
- a CDS encoding response regulator — protein sequence MKQGSRNSSGKPITILMADDDEDDRMLAQEALEECRLANDLHFVGDGEELLDYLYHRGQFAPQSLSPRPGLILLDLNMPRKDGREALQAIKADPELRHIPIVVLTTSQAEEDIYRTYDLGANSYITKPVTFESLVEVMKILGRYWFEIVELPAED from the coding sequence ATGAAGCAAGGTTCCCGCAACTCCTCTGGTAAACCCATCACGATTCTCATGGCCGATGATGACGAGGACGATCGTATGCTGGCTCAAGAAGCCTTAGAGGAATGTAGGCTGGCTAATGACTTGCATTTTGTTGGAGATGGGGAGGAGCTGCTGGACTATCTTTATCATCGGGGCCAGTTTGCTCCTCAATCCCTGTCGCCTCGTCCAGGTTTAATTCTGCTAGACCTCAACATGCCCCGCAAAGACGGTCGAGAAGCTCTCCAAGCGATCAAGGCCGATCCAGAGTTGCGCCACATTCCCATTGTTGTCCTCACCACTTCTCAAGCAGAGGAAGACATCTATCGCACCTACGATCTAGGAGCCAACTCTTATATCACCAAGCCTGTTACGTTTGAGTCGTTGGTAGAGGTAATGAAAATTTTGGGCCGATATTGGTTTGAAATTGTTGAGTTGCCAGCAGAGGACTGA